In Candidatus Manganitrophaceae bacterium, the following proteins share a genomic window:
- a CDS encoding JAB domain-containing protein has protein sequence MVSKIKEWPQGERPRERLLKEGAEVLSDAQLLAILLRTGSVNTNAVQLAIDLLTKFHTLQDISNLSISELCSMKGIGPAKAAHLKAAFEFGRRSLVPLTPGVSLSKSEDVFRHFSPLLRNSRKEIFKIILLDQKNKVLRDVSVSQGSLTETVVHPREVFNPAVRDSAASVIFLHNHPSGDPTPSHEDKEMTGRLVAAGSLLGIQVLDHVVIGNDSYFSFADAGFIVKPST, from the coding sequence ATGGTATCAAAAATTAAAGAATGGCCCCAGGGAGAGCGACCGAGGGAAAGATTATTAAAGGAGGGGGCTGAAGTCCTTTCTGACGCACAACTTCTGGCCATTCTCTTGCGAACCGGGTCAGTGAATACAAATGCCGTTCAGCTGGCTATCGATCTTCTGACGAAATTTCACACATTACAGGATATTTCAAATCTAAGCATCTCCGAACTTTGTTCAATGAAGGGAATTGGCCCTGCAAAAGCGGCCCACTTAAAGGCAGCGTTTGAATTTGGACGTCGATCCCTCGTTCCGCTAACCCCCGGGGTGAGTCTTTCAAAAAGCGAGGATGTTTTTCGGCATTTTTCACCCTTGTTGCGGAATTCCAGGAAAGAAATCTTTAAAATTATTCTGCTGGATCAAAAGAATAAGGTCCTTCGGGATGTTAGCGTTTCCCAGGGAAGTTTAACGGAAACCGTTGTTCACCCAAGAGAGGTTTTTAATCCGGCGGTTCGTGATTCTGCCGCCTCAGTCATCTTTCTTCATAATCATCCGAGTGGTGATCCGACTCCAAGCCATGAAGACAAAGAAATGACGGGACGGCTCGTTGCGGCCGGATCATTGCTCGGAATTCAAGTCCTTGATCATGTTGTGATTGGGAACGATTCCTATTTCAGTTTTGCGGATGCCGGATTTATTGTGAAGCCGTCTACGTAG
- a CDS encoding Zn-ribbon domain-containing OB-fold protein, whose product MPKKTKLPETDEGATLYNIDPMIMKWHYEIDYIHSYAQDSPFFSGLSEGKLLGSACIQCPSKFATPRSHCMNCGAKTDWFELPHEGKIHTFTTCFFGGEAFLKETPFTLILVEFTKVDTLFLARLIGSHSEEIRIGMPVQARFLRKSRFKVTDIYFVLKAGQE is encoded by the coding sequence ATGCCAAAAAAAACAAAGCTTCCCGAAACGGATGAAGGGGCGACCCTTTACAACATCGATCCGATGATCATGAAGTGGCATTATGAGATCGATTATATCCATTCGTATGCGCAGGACTCTCCCTTCTTTTCCGGCCTCTCTGAGGGAAAGCTTCTTGGGAGTGCTTGTATCCAATGCCCTTCAAAATTTGCCACGCCTCGTTCTCACTGCATGAATTGTGGTGCGAAGACCGACTGGTTTGAATTGCCGCATGAAGGGAAGATTCACACCTTTACGACCTGCTTTTTCGGCGGCGAGGCCTTCCTAAAAGAAACCCCATTTACCCTCATCCTGGTAGAGTTTACGAAAGTTGATACCCTCTTCCTTGCCCGGTTGATCGGGAGTCATTCAGAGGAAATCCGAATCGGGATGCCGGTGCAGGCCCGATTCCTGAGAAAAAGCCGGTTCAAAGTGACTGATATTTATTTTGTTCTGAAGGCGGGTCAGGAATGA
- a CDS encoding pyruvate ferredoxin oxidoreductase — MYAVAEVIDDSCVAHKGCRLCIMYCPEADTILFDKEKKVAVVVEQRCKGCELCVVVCSAAKHNAIVLVHR, encoded by the coding sequence ATGTATGCTGTCGCTGAAGTTATTGATGACTCGTGTGTTGCGCACAAAGGGTGTCGCTTATGTATCATGTATTGTCCAGAAGCGGATACCATTCTGTTTGACAAGGAAAAGAAGGTCGCTGTCGTTGTAGAACAACGATGCAAGGGTTGCGAGCTTTGTGTTGTGGTTTGTAGTGCTGCAAAACATAATGCAATTGTACTCGTACACCGATAA
- a CDS encoding efflux RND transporter periplasmic adaptor subunit gives MIFYNTNYGWLCSLKGIEMTHSKKHSRWIDQCFTRRGVCHGVVLLVFLSLTSACEEKPKAFPPPKGENRVEVLQVEPETFQETIVSSAVAAPYREYRVSMQIGGMLAAQHVDRGDSINEGDVLFKIDSEAFQLRVKEREANLARAAARLNFMGEEQKRKKPLYKEGTISETAWDKHQFDLALARAERDQARVALDQAERDLRLTTLRSAISGRVLERYHDPGEVLPEGTVLAWIVNSIEILFEVGVSDIELRNLHLKDVVEITIDAFPTKSFKGHVVRIAGNANPQTGTFAVEVRVPNPQLEILPGMIGRLKLLGEMHHDQIVIPLMSVHQQGEDQVVYIVEENHIFRKPVRLGKVLGDRVIIQEGIEVGSTVILMSQRRLAEGNTVKITNEQ, from the coding sequence ATGATATTTTATAATACCAATTATGGATGGTTGTGCTCTCTGAAAGGGATTGAAATGACCCACTCCAAAAAGCATTCTCGGTGGATCGATCAATGTTTCACTCGAAGAGGTGTATGCCATGGTGTTGTCCTCCTGGTCTTTCTCAGCCTCACATCCGCTTGCGAAGAAAAGCCGAAAGCCTTCCCCCCTCCGAAGGGAGAGAATCGAGTTGAAGTTCTTCAAGTAGAACCTGAAACCTTTCAGGAGACCATTGTTTCATCTGCCGTGGCCGCCCCCTATCGTGAATACCGTGTCAGTATGCAGATCGGCGGGATGCTTGCGGCGCAGCATGTGGATCGTGGGGATTCCATCAACGAGGGGGACGTCCTCTTCAAGATTGATTCAGAGGCATTTCAACTTCGGGTCAAGGAGCGGGAGGCCAACCTTGCACGCGCTGCGGCTCGACTTAATTTCATGGGGGAAGAGCAAAAGCGGAAAAAACCCCTCTATAAGGAAGGAACGATCTCGGAAACGGCTTGGGATAAACACCAATTTGACCTTGCCCTTGCCCGTGCTGAAAGGGATCAGGCGCGTGTCGCACTCGACCAGGCCGAGCGCGATCTTCGCTTGACTACTCTCCGAAGCGCGATTTCCGGGAGGGTTCTGGAACGCTACCACGATCCTGGAGAAGTGCTTCCAGAGGGAACCGTTCTTGCCTGGATCGTGAATTCGATAGAGATCCTCTTCGAGGTTGGCGTCTCGGATATTGAGTTAAGGAACTTGCATCTGAAAGACGTTGTGGAAATCACTATCGATGCCTTCCCAACGAAGTCTTTCAAAGGTCATGTGGTCCGGATCGCCGGGAATGCAAACCCTCAAACAGGAACCTTTGCGGTCGAGGTCAGGGTCCCCAACCCACAACTTGAGATCCTTCCGGGGATGATCGGTCGCCTCAAACTTTTGGGAGAAATGCACCACGATCAAATTGTCATTCCTCTCATGTCGGTGCATCAACAAGGCGAAGATCAGGTGGTCTACATTGTGGAGGAAAACCACATCTTTAGAAAACCGGTCCGCCTGGGAAAGGTCCTGGGGGACCGGGTCATTATTCAGGAGGGGATTGAAGTAGGAAGCACGGTAATTCTCATGAGCCAGAGGCGACTGGCAGAAGGCAACACCGTCAAAATCACAAACGAACAATAA
- the polX gene encoding DNA polymerase/3'-5' exonuclease PolX: MVKDNIIRLFEELAILLELNGENLFKSRAYTNAARILADFEGDIGEAVQDRSLLDQKGIGKTIFEKVSEILTTGQLSALEKMKADTPPGLLGMLKIKGLGTGRIRTIYQELGVRDIIELEYACVENRLIGLPGFGKKTQEMIQEKITYLKKVAGLFHCHTARVEGEKLLDSLRQSKGVIRVSLAGALRRRSEVVEEIELIASTEDPSSLIENFRRSPETDKEITHSGRAEDEATRKKFSFYTKSGLFVNLHIVTDDQFPYLLHDHTGSEVYRKAISDRAGTMGMKVCGFGLILEDHILPCKNEEDIFETLELDYIEPELRENMGEIEAAAEHILPVLIEEKDIRGIFHVHSHYSDGASSLSDMVNAAERLGYEYIGISDHSQSAFYANGMKEDRIKKQHEEIDQLQEKYPEIHIFKGIESDILPDGLLDYDDSTLSSFDFVIASVHSNFNMSEKDMTRRVIRAMRHPNVTFLGHPTGRILLAREGYPLNLPEVIKAAREHKVVIELNASPYRLDLDWRHCKMAKEAGVRLSINPDAHGIEGLSNTIYGVGIARKGWLSKEDVLNTLPLSEISRYLIGK; this comes from the coding sequence ATGGTGAAAGACAATATCATCAGACTTTTCGAGGAATTGGCGATTCTCCTGGAGTTAAATGGCGAGAATCTGTTCAAGAGTCGGGCCTATACCAATGCGGCGCGTATCCTTGCAGATTTTGAGGGCGATATAGGCGAAGCCGTGCAAGATCGCTCTCTTCTGGATCAAAAGGGGATTGGAAAGACCATCTTCGAAAAAGTATCTGAGATTTTGACAACAGGGCAACTCTCGGCGCTTGAGAAGATGAAGGCCGATACACCGCCGGGACTCTTGGGGATGTTAAAAATAAAAGGGCTTGGGACAGGGAGAATCCGGACCATCTACCAGGAATTGGGTGTAAGGGACATTATCGAACTGGAGTACGCCTGTGTTGAGAACAGACTGATCGGTCTCCCCGGGTTCGGAAAGAAAACGCAGGAAATGATTCAGGAGAAAATCACCTATCTTAAAAAGGTTGCAGGACTTTTCCATTGTCATACAGCGCGTGTTGAGGGGGAAAAGCTCCTTGACTCTCTTCGTCAATCCAAGGGAGTCATCCGCGTGAGTCTCGCCGGAGCGCTTCGAAGAAGGAGCGAAGTTGTCGAAGAGATAGAGCTCATTGCAAGCACTGAAGATCCTTCGAGTTTGATAGAAAACTTCAGAAGATCCCCGGAAACAGATAAAGAAATAACGCATTCCGGAAGAGCGGAGGACGAGGCGACAAGGAAAAAATTTTCGTTTTATACAAAGAGTGGGCTGTTTGTAAATCTTCATATCGTGACGGATGATCAGTTCCCTTACCTGCTGCATGATCATACCGGAAGCGAGGTCTATCGCAAGGCCATATCTGATCGGGCCGGCACAATGGGAATGAAGGTTTGCGGTTTCGGCCTTATTCTAGAGGATCACATTCTTCCTTGCAAAAATGAAGAGGATATATTCGAGACCTTGGAACTGGACTATATTGAACCTGAATTACGGGAAAATATGGGAGAGATTGAAGCGGCGGCAGAGCATATTTTGCCGGTATTGATCGAAGAGAAGGATATTCGAGGGATCTTCCATGTACATAGCCATTACAGCGACGGGGCATCCTCACTTTCTGACATGGTCAATGCGGCAGAGCGCTTAGGGTATGAGTACATTGGGATTTCGGACCATAGTCAGAGCGCTTTCTACGCCAATGGCATGAAAGAAGATCGCATCAAAAAACAGCACGAAGAGATTGATCAGCTTCAAGAAAAATATCCGGAGATTCATATTTTCAAGGGGATTGAGTCCGATATCCTTCCAGACGGATTACTTGACTATGATGACAGCACACTGTCTTCTTTTGATTTTGTTATCGCATCGGTCCATTCTAATTTCAATATGTCAGAGAAGGATATGACCCGAAGGGTAATACGCGCAATGCGTCATCCGAATGTCACATTTCTGGGGCATCCCACCGGGCGGATCCTTTTGGCCAGAGAGGGTTACCCCCTTAACCTCCCGGAAGTGATTAAGGCCGCACGCGAACACAAAGTGGTTATCGAATTGAATGCAAGCCCCTACCGCCTTGATCTGGACTGGAGACACTGCAAGATGGCGAAAGAGGCCGGCGTTCGTTTGAGCATCAATCCGGACGCGCATGGGATAGAGGGCCTGTCGAACACAATCTATGGAGTTGGCATTGCCCGAAAGGGCTGGCTTTCCAAAGAAGATGTCCTCAACACCCTCCCTTTAAGCGAAATCTCGCGATATCTTATCGGCAAATAA
- a CDS encoding ferredoxin oxidoreductase, producing MRKRLNLRMSGLGGQGVVTSAHVLATAASKDGRHAISNPFFGAEKRMAPAESYVRIADERIYDRGELVYPDVIMVFHPQVITMGKCYTMPFYSGIKPGGLLIINSDSPLPLLKADLDFLESQNVPIFYIAATTLAVEIAGTELASNMGMLGALMGATKLITMDSMELAIQDRFGKKYVASGGTATLDEAIKKKFAKKEQLLKKNMETIRRVYDIGAEWAETIKSPMLV from the coding sequence ATGCGAAAACGCTTGAATCTGAGAATGTCTGGTTTAGGGGGGCAGGGTGTGGTGACCTCTGCCCATGTCCTTGCCACGGCAGCATCAAAAGATGGTCGGCATGCGATCTCGAACCCCTTCTTCGGAGCGGAAAAGAGGATGGCCCCTGCTGAGAGCTATGTCCGGATTGCGGACGAGAGAATCTATGATCGCGGTGAACTGGTCTATCCTGATGTCATCATGGTGTTTCACCCCCAGGTCATTACGATGGGGAAGTGCTATACGATGCCCTTTTATTCCGGGATCAAGCCGGGCGGTCTGTTGATTATCAATTCAGACTCCCCGCTCCCCCTGCTGAAGGCGGATCTTGACTTCCTTGAGAGCCAGAATGTCCCTATTTTTTACATCGCTGCGACAACCCTGGCCGTTGAAATCGCCGGCACTGAGCTGGCCAGCAATATGGGGATGTTGGGTGCCCTGATGGGGGCGACCAAGCTGATCACGATGGACTCGATGGAATTGGCCATTCAGGATCGATTTGGAAAGAAGTATGTGGCTTCCGGAGGGACCGCTACACTGGATGAAGCGATCAAGAAGAAATTTGCCAAGAAAGAACAGCTCTTGAAGAAAAATATGGAAACAATCCGCCGCGTATATGATATCGGCGCAGAATGGGCTGAAACAATCAAATCACCAATGTTGGTTTAA
- the meaB gene encoding methylmalonyl Co-A mutase-associated GTPase MeaB encodes MQRKSCDKTASINKILQGELRPASRLLTLIERRDPSAISYLKQLYPHTGKAHLIGITGPAGVGKSTLMCQLVSAFRQKKKSIGVLAIDPASPFTGGAILGDRIRMRPHFLDKKVFIRSLATQGAWGGISPAIFDVIHVLDAMGKEIIFVETVGVGQDEVQIAGLAETVVLVLSPGFGDVVQILKAGLLEIGDIIVVNKGDIKGAGRLVQELKEMDPSRTIIKVSATKGEGLSSLVTLLEREGLVKETLRKNKTRFVVEEMKSLLRESLSMGGIDLPFTEEEIDAVCRRKRSPYTLIGSWIEKKQP; translated from the coding sequence TTGCAAAGGAAGTCCTGCGATAAGACGGCATCCATCAACAAGATTCTTCAGGGAGAGCTTCGTCCTGCTTCAAGACTCCTTACCTTAATAGAGCGCCGTGACCCTTCTGCAATCTCTTATTTGAAACAGCTCTATCCTCATACAGGTAAAGCCCATCTTATTGGGATCACGGGGCCTGCAGGCGTGGGGAAAAGCACCTTGATGTGCCAACTGGTTTCCGCGTTTCGTCAAAAGAAGAAATCAATCGGGGTGCTGGCCATCGACCCGGCCAGCCCTTTCACCGGTGGGGCGATCCTGGGAGACCGGATTCGGATGCGGCCTCATTTTCTGGATAAGAAGGTCTTCATCCGGAGTTTGGCGACGCAGGGTGCGTGGGGTGGGATCAGCCCAGCTATTTTTGACGTGATCCATGTCCTTGATGCCATGGGGAAAGAGATTATTTTCGTAGAGACGGTCGGTGTCGGTCAGGATGAAGTCCAGATTGCCGGGCTGGCTGAGACCGTTGTTCTTGTTCTCTCTCCGGGGTTTGGAGATGTCGTGCAGATTCTGAAAGCGGGGCTCCTTGAGATTGGAGATATTATTGTTGTGAATAAAGGAGATATCAAGGGCGCAGGACGCCTTGTCCAGGAACTGAAAGAGATGGACCCCTCCCGCACGATTATCAAAGTCTCGGCGACGAAGGGAGAAGGCCTTTCATCCCTCGTGACGCTCTTGGAGCGGGAAGGTCTTGTAAAAGAAACGCTCCGAAAGAATAAGACCCGTTTTGTGGTGGAAGAGATGAAGTCTTTGCTCCGGGAGAGTCTCTCCATGGGAGGGATAGACCTTCCGTTTACAGAAGAAGAGATTGACGCGGTTTGCAGGCGGAAGCGAAGCCCTTATACCCTGATCGGCTCCTGGATTGAAAAGAAGCAACCTTAG
- a CDS encoding gliding-motility protein MglA, with protein MSFINYSSREISCKIVYYGPGLCGKTTNLVYIYKKINPNSKGKMISLATETERTLFFDFLPLALGSIKEFKIRFHLYTVPGQIFYDASRKLILRGVDGVIFVGDSQVERMEANLESMDNLRKNLKAQGLDLDEIPFVIQYNKQDLPNVVPIEELNRALNPRKVPSFDAVAASGQGVFDTLKEIAKIVIFELKKKS; from the coding sequence ATGTCTTTTATTAATTACTCCTCCCGCGAGATCAGTTGCAAAATTGTATACTACGGCCCTGGCCTTTGTGGAAAGACAACAAACCTGGTCTACATCTATAAAAAAATTAACCCGAACAGCAAGGGGAAAATGATCTCCCTTGCCACGGAAACCGAAAGGACCCTCTTCTTTGATTTCCTTCCCCTGGCCCTTGGAAGTATCAAAGAGTTCAAGATCCGCTTCCATCTTTATACTGTACCGGGACAAATATTTTATGACGCAAGTCGAAAACTCATCCTTCGCGGTGTAGATGGCGTTATATTCGTTGGGGACTCTCAGGTAGAACGGATGGAAGCCAATCTGGAGAGCATGGACAATCTCAGGAAAAACCTAAAGGCACAAGGTCTCGATCTGGATGAGATTCCTTTTGTTATTCAATATAATAAACAAGATCTTCCAAACGTGGTTCCCATTGAAGAACTGAATCGCGCGTTGAATCCCAGGAAAGTCCCTTCTTTTGATGCAGTTGCCGCCTCGGGTCAGGGGGTATTTGACACCCTCAAAGAAATCGCAAAAATAGTCATCTTCGAACTCAAGAAAAAATCCTAA
- a CDS encoding roadblock/LC7 domain-containing protein produces MVNTSIEIYEEDFKKIDGELVKLNQLASAKVTFLVDKNGQLIASVGETQGLDTTSLASLTAGNIAATGGMAELIGEKEFSILFHEGEKDNIHISLIGQRAILVVVFDHRSSLGLVRLRVKKSVAALTGIFNNILDTMNERNSEEGKPTPFTEITDEDIENLFG; encoded by the coding sequence GTGGTGAACACCAGTATAGAGATATATGAGGAGGACTTCAAGAAGATAGACGGCGAGCTTGTTAAGCTTAACCAGCTCGCCAGTGCCAAAGTCACTTTTTTGGTCGACAAGAATGGTCAGCTTATTGCCAGCGTTGGTGAAACGCAGGGTCTAGATACAACCTCTCTCGCTTCTCTGACCGCAGGGAATATCGCCGCGACCGGCGGAATGGCAGAATTAATTGGAGAAAAAGAGTTTTCTATCCTGTTCCATGAGGGTGAAAAAGACAACATTCATATCTCTCTGATCGGACAGAGGGCGATACTAGTTGTCGTGTTTGACCATCGCTCTTCCCTCGGACTCGTTCGCTTGCGTGTTAAAAAAAGTGTCGCAGCCCTTACCGGCATCTTCAACAACATCTTAGACACAATGAATGAAAGAAATTCAGAAGAAGGAAAACCCACTCCATTTACAGAAATTACGGACGAAGATATTGAAAACCTGTTTGGATAA
- a CDS encoding efflux RND transporter permease subunit: protein MTIQERFLSIARFSINNRVPVNLLFVMMVVGGIIGYASMPREVFPVVSIDRVAISTVYSGVSPEEIEKNITIPIEKAIKGVKGIEHLESTSLEGISLIEATLEPGRDIKGVAEDIRSRIERMEALPEEADDPVVIDIEFEAPVVMVGVSGPVGEATLRKVADELEDRIEQIDGVGSVRLSGYRDREIWIELDPNRMYPLGIGIREVIQALKLRNLDLSGGRLKGQRQELLLRTVGEFRNLSEVNQMVVRENPTGRHITLQDIGNARLTYEEEEDYGRINKERSITLHVTKSAEGDAISIMEAIEATRDRLRQDLPEGVEISLTQNSAMWIQSRLRTLYFNGTIGFTLVCLTLFSFLNWRMALWTALGIPASFLGALFLMPLFGQSINMLSLFALIVVLGMVVDDAIIVTENVYRYISMGYSPIKAAIIGTEQVIKPVIATVATTIAAFIPLLMMTGILGKFMRVIPIVVSLVLVMSLLEALVILPSHLADFSHSLPAKSLSSGHDGHWFIRLRRLYQKALAVTLRRRYWLVTAVVALTVTLLTTAYQSGKFVLFGVKDIPGFVIMLETPTGTKLEETSRRVAEIKHRVATLRAEDVHATVSLIGRQLDPETNRIKNGSHLGQVYVELADFNMPNRRNGHEVLAEMREKIVGITGLKSLKVEAIQGGPPVGAAIEMEIRGEDLGQLQNISDKVLDFLEEIPGVRDLRDDYSRGKKEIQFQVDPERAALYGLDTAAVAAVVRASFHGETVTRIRRDDETIDIVVKFAESYRNDPRFFEQLKVASPAGILVPIKSVAVPILYEGVNAINRKDHRRTITVLADVDTNIVTSSEVVRKIEAEFGDLGQRVPGYDFHFGGETEEQRKSMRSLLKAFTITALIIYAILGGLFKSFLQPVIVMFAVPFGIIGVIIGHFVMGQSLSLLSLIGVVALSGIVVNDSLLLVDFINKAREGGTRRWRSILDSGKVRMRPILLTTLTTVLGLATLSFQTTGQAGYLAPMAISIVWGLLFATGLTLFLVPALFAIGDDFLIGLKRLRDRKNPVH from the coding sequence ATAACGATTCAGGAGAGATTTTTGAGTATCGCTCGATTTTCAATTAACAACCGGGTGCCAGTGAACTTACTGTTTGTGATGATGGTGGTCGGGGGGATTATTGGATACGCCTCCATGCCGAGGGAAGTCTTCCCCGTTGTTTCGATTGACCGAGTGGCCATCTCCACGGTTTATTCCGGGGTTTCACCGGAGGAGATCGAAAAAAATATCACGATCCCCATCGAAAAGGCGATCAAGGGAGTCAAGGGCATCGAACATCTCGAATCGACCTCCCTGGAAGGAATATCATTAATCGAGGCCACTCTCGAACCCGGTCGGGACATTAAGGGGGTTGCGGAAGATATCCGTTCGCGAATCGAGCGTATGGAAGCCCTCCCTGAAGAGGCCGACGATCCGGTGGTGATTGATATTGAGTTTGAAGCCCCCGTGGTCATGGTTGGGGTCAGCGGTCCGGTCGGTGAGGCCACGCTTCGTAAAGTGGCCGATGAACTGGAAGATCGGATCGAACAAATAGACGGGGTCGGGTCGGTTCGCCTAAGCGGTTATCGGGACCGGGAAATCTGGATCGAGCTTGACCCGAACCGGATGTATCCCCTTGGGATCGGGATTCGTGAGGTCATCCAGGCACTCAAATTACGGAATCTCGATCTCTCCGGCGGACGTCTCAAGGGACAACGGCAGGAACTCCTTCTCCGAACGGTCGGCGAATTTCGTAACCTCTCAGAGGTCAATCAGATGGTGGTTCGGGAAAACCCGACCGGACGCCATATCACCCTTCAAGACATCGGAAACGCGCGGCTGACCTATGAAGAGGAGGAGGACTATGGGCGGATCAACAAGGAACGATCCATCACCCTTCATGTGACTAAGAGTGCTGAAGGAGACGCGATCAGCATTATGGAGGCAATCGAAGCCACTCGTGACCGACTTCGGCAGGATCTCCCGGAAGGTGTGGAAATCAGCCTGACGCAAAATAGTGCCATGTGGATTCAGTCAAGGCTTCGGACGCTCTATTTCAACGGAACAATCGGTTTCACGCTCGTCTGCCTCACTCTCTTCAGTTTTTTAAACTGGCGGATGGCCCTCTGGACAGCCCTCGGAATTCCCGCCTCCTTCCTGGGCGCGCTCTTCCTAATGCCCCTCTTCGGTCAATCGATCAACATGCTCTCCCTCTTCGCCCTCATTGTTGTCCTGGGAATGGTCGTGGATGATGCCATCATCGTTACGGAAAATGTCTATCGCTATATCAGTATGGGATACTCACCGATCAAGGCCGCCATCATCGGAACAGAACAGGTGATCAAGCCGGTGATTGCAACGGTGGCCACGACCATTGCGGCCTTCATCCCGTTGTTGATGATGACGGGGATTCTTGGAAAATTTATGAGGGTCATCCCGATTGTCGTCTCCCTGGTTCTCGTTATGTCTCTTCTGGAGGCCCTGGTGATCCTCCCCTCTCACCTGGCGGACTTTTCCCATTCTCTGCCAGCGAAGTCGCTTTCCTCCGGCCATGATGGACATTGGTTCATCCGTCTCAGACGGCTCTACCAGAAGGCGCTCGCCGTCACCTTGCGGCGACGATACTGGCTGGTGACTGCAGTGGTGGCGCTGACCGTCACCCTCCTCACCACAGCCTATCAAAGTGGAAAATTTGTCCTTTTCGGAGTAAAGGATATTCCCGGTTTTGTCATTATGCTTGAAACGCCGACAGGGACAAAACTTGAGGAAACATCTCGAAGGGTTGCTGAGATTAAACACCGTGTCGCCACCCTTCGTGCTGAAGATGTCCATGCCACCGTTTCTCTGATCGGACGGCAACTTGACCCGGAGACCAACCGAATCAAGAATGGGAGTCATCTTGGACAGGTTTATGTTGAATTGGCTGATTTTAACATGCCGAACCGGAGAAACGGTCATGAGGTCCTGGCCGAGATGCGTGAAAAGATTGTGGGGATCACGGGCCTGAAATCTTTAAAGGTAGAAGCAATCCAGGGAGGACCGCCCGTCGGCGCGGCAATTGAGATGGAGATCAGGGGAGAGGATCTGGGACAGTTGCAAAATATTTCCGACAAAGTCCTTGATTTTTTGGAGGAAATACCCGGCGTCCGAGATCTCCGTGATGATTATTCACGGGGGAAAAAGGAGATTCAGTTTCAGGTTGATCCGGAAAGGGCTGCCTTGTACGGCCTCGACACGGCGGCGGTGGCTGCCGTGGTCCGTGCCTCCTTTCATGGAGAGACGGTCACACGGATCCGGCGCGATGATGAAACGATAGACATCGTCGTCAAGTTCGCCGAGTCCTATCGGAATGATCCTCGATTTTTTGAGCAGCTTAAGGTGGCAAGTCCCGCGGGCATCCTGGTTCCGATTAAGAGCGTCGCCGTGCCAATCTTGTATGAAGGGGTCAATGCGATCAATCGAAAGGACCACCGGCGAACCATTACCGTCCTGGCCGATGTCGATACTAATATTGTCACCTCCAGTGAAGTTGTCAGGAAAATCGAAGCGGAATTCGGTGATCTGGGCCAACGCGTTCCGGGCTATGATTTCCACTTCGGAGGGGAGACCGAAGAGCAAAGGAAGTCCATGCGCTCTCTCTTGAAGGCATTCACCATCACCGCCCTGATTATCTATGCCATCCTGGGGGGCCTTTTTAAGTCTTTCCTTCAACCGGTGATTGTGATGTTTGCCGTCCCCTTCGGGATCATCGGGGTCATCATCGGTCATTTTGTCATGGGGCAGTCTCTAAGCCTTCTCTCCCTCATCGGCGTAGTGGCTCTTTCCGGTATTGTCGTCAATGATTCCCTCCTTCTGGTTGACTTTATCAATAAGGCTCGGGAAGGGGGAACCAGACGCTGGCGGTCTATTCTGGACTCAGGAAAGGTCCGGATGCGGCCCATCCTTTTGACCACGCTGACGACGGTTCTCGGTCTCGCGACGCTTTCCTTTCAGACCACGGGACAGGCCGGTTACCTGGCCCCGATGGCGATCTCAATCGTCTGGGGACTCCTCTTCGCAACCGGATTGACCCTCTTCCTCGTCCCCGCACTCTTCGCAATCGGAGATGACTTTCTCATCGGGTTGAAGCGGCTAAGAGATCGAAAAAATCCCGTACACTAG